The following are encoded in a window of uncultured Sphaerochaeta sp. genomic DNA:
- a CDS encoding (2Fe-2S) ferredoxin domain-containing protein, with protein MAKMTLEELRKLREKKQNEIQKRDIEGKDARIIVGMGTCGIAAGAKPVLDTFLEVLDEKKIDNVSVTQTGCMGLCYVEPTIEVIVPGMPDVIYGKVDVETARKIVEQHIIGKQLVTDHMFDRPAADIIKKDGGK; from the coding sequence ATGGCTAAAATGACACTTGAAGAGCTGAGAAAGCTCCGTGAAAAGAAGCAGAATGAGATCCAGAAGCGCGATATTGAGGGCAAGGATGCCCGTATTATCGTTGGCATGGGGACATGTGGTATTGCAGCCGGGGCAAAGCCGGTCCTTGATACCTTTCTTGAAGTCCTCGACGAGAAGAAAATAGACAATGTCTCGGTCACCCAGACCGGATGCATGGGATTGTGCTATGTGGAGCCGACCATTGAGGTCATCGTTCCCGGTATGCCCGATGTCATCTATGGAAAAGTGGATGTAGAGACGGCACGCAAGATAGTTGAGCAGCATATTATCGGGAAGCAGCTGGTAACCGACCATATGTTCGATCGTCCTGCAGCTGACATCATCAAGAAGGATGGGGGTAAATAA
- a CDS encoding redox-sensing transcriptional repressor Rex, translated as MNNDQLIRITRYYRSLNRLKTIGLEKVFAHNLADAAGVSAAIVRKDFSQLGIHGQKRGGYEIHELLRGLGEILGKGDSQNCIIVGCGRIGKALMHYNGFEPDGIRIVAGFDSDPLVYSDASHPVPIYPISRIDEVVEALEVTAGIITVPEQAAQDSYERLLAAGVMGILNFSPITLKAQKQEDGRSPVVHNINIALELEQIFYELKFPKNS; from the coding sequence ATGAACAATGACCAGCTGATACGGATCACTCGATACTATCGCTCGCTTAATCGTCTCAAGACCATCGGACTTGAGAAAGTGTTTGCCCACAACCTTGCCGATGCAGCAGGCGTTTCAGCCGCCATCGTACGTAAGGATTTCTCCCAGCTGGGCATACATGGCCAGAAACGCGGTGGGTATGAGATCCACGAGCTGCTCAGAGGCTTGGGCGAGATCCTCGGAAAAGGAGACAGCCAGAACTGCATCATCGTAGGGTGTGGAAGGATCGGGAAGGCCTTGATGCACTATAATGGTTTTGAACCCGATGGCATCAGGATAGTCGCAGGATTCGACAGCGACCCCTTGGTATACAGCGATGCATCCCACCCCGTGCCCATCTACCCCATCAGCAGGATTGATGAGGTTGTCGAGGCACTCGAGGTTACTGCAGGCATTATTACCGTTCCTGAGCAGGCTGCACAGGATAGCTATGAGAGGCTGCTCGCAGCAGGGGTCATGGGTATCCTGAACTTCAGCCCCATCACACTTAAGGCACAGAAACAGGAAGATGGACGCTCACCGGTGGTGCATAACATCAATATTGCCCTGGAGTTGGAACAGATTTTTTATGAGTTGAAGTTTCCCAAGAACAGTTGA
- a CDS encoding sensor histidine kinase, translating to MHICIDDYLLDIVQNSFEAGSSLVELTFSETGTKLSCEVRDNGKGMNAEIQRRVLDPFYSDGEKHKKRKVGLGLPFLSQACDACDGTFALKSEEGVGTSVSFSFRLDHIDAPPMGNVASTFLALLSHPLCEEMVIERSLETGKGGDRYTLRKSELEAVLGPFETSGTLALLRQYLSSQEEELKQYRDEKLLDMHRRNTSPSRQQEM from the coding sequence ATGCATATCTGCATCGATGACTATCTGTTGGATATCGTACAGAATTCGTTTGAAGCAGGTAGTTCCCTGGTGGAACTCACCTTTTCTGAGACGGGAACCAAACTTTCCTGTGAGGTACGAGACAACGGAAAGGGAATGAATGCAGAGATCCAGAGACGTGTGCTGGATCCGTTCTATTCGGATGGGGAGAAGCACAAGAAGCGAAAGGTCGGATTGGGCTTGCCGTTTCTCTCTCAGGCTTGTGATGCCTGCGATGGAACATTTGCCCTGAAATCGGAAGAGGGGGTTGGGACCTCGGTTTCCTTCTCTTTCCGCCTGGACCACATAGATGCCCCTCCTATGGGGAATGTGGCTTCTACGTTCCTGGCACTACTCAGCCATCCTCTCTGCGAAGAGATGGTGATTGAGCGGAGTTTGGAAACAGGAAAAGGTGGAGACCGGTATACGCTTCGAAAAAGCGAGCTTGAAGCGGTCCTTGGACCATTTGAGACCAGCGGGACATTGGCACTGCTCAGGCAGTACCTTTCCTCCCAGGAGGAAGAGCTGAAACAGTACCGCGATGAGAAATTGCTGGATATGCACAGAAGAAATACGTCACCTTCCAGACAACAGGAGATGTGA
- a CDS encoding NAD(P)H-dependent oxidoreductase subunit E, with product MSDINEVTFSPELVAFIKEWKTKQGNLIMVLHRVQQEHGYISREAADKVAELLDVPLATIWGVVTFYHFFKLTKPGKHNIQVCMGTACYLKGGQAIIDELDKQLKLPVGAVTEDGIFSLEAVRCVGCCGLAPVMTVGGEVFGKVTKDQVAGIIAKFR from the coding sequence ATGTCGGACATTAACGAAGTCACGTTCTCACCCGAGTTGGTAGCATTCATCAAAGAATGGAAAACCAAGCAGGGTAATCTCATTATGGTGCTCCACAGGGTACAACAAGAGCATGGTTACATCTCCCGCGAAGCGGCTGATAAGGTAGCAGAATTGCTTGATGTACCTTTGGCAACCATCTGGGGTGTCGTAACATTCTACCACTTCTTCAAGCTGACCAAACCTGGCAAGCACAACATTCAGGTGTGCATGGGTACGGCCTGCTATCTCAAGGGTGGTCAGGCGATCATTGACGAGTTGGATAAGCAACTGAAATTGCCGGTAGGAGCAGTAACAGAAGATGGAATCTTCTCCTTGGAGGCTGTGCGTTGTGTCGGTTGCTGTGGGCTTGCCCCGGTCATGACCGTTGGTGGAGAGGTTTTCGGTAAGGTCACTAAGGACCAGGTTGCCGGAATCATCGCGAAGTTCAGATAA
- a CDS encoding endonuclease/exonuclease/phosphatase family protein — translation MMMLLLTISLFLLSGCDATISPDEKTFSVLSYNVQNLFDAKLDGSEYEEYQDPDSWDEGSYRLRLKTIANVLLDRSLALPDVIVLQEVEGANVVHDLLYHHLSRKGYRWYAVSKGEGSPIAVAIISRHPVSDSVVHAAPGCRPFLEASIETGRGDVVVFALHAKSRIGGDEETEERRIALSGALSMAAKDHEGTLTLLCGDFNENPDAVWDVGGKQTALVDISYPLSNQFIQDGSLAVTGEKNKVGPSQWYSPYLDSQYEFLSPPGSCCWTGQWHRYDQILGNGYLFDGLGWEYDAFSICGLPSLLKSDGTPYGWDFRIKNGVSDHLPVLLTLTRR, via the coding sequence ATGATGATGTTATTGCTTACTATCTCCCTGTTCCTGCTCTCTGGATGCGATGCAACCATCTCACCAGATGAGAAGACCTTTTCTGTGCTTTCCTATAATGTGCAGAATCTCTTTGATGCAAAACTTGACGGTTCTGAATATGAGGAGTACCAAGACCCGGATAGCTGGGATGAAGGCTCCTATCGTCTTCGGCTCAAGACGATTGCGAATGTACTGCTGGACCGTTCCCTTGCACTACCTGATGTCATCGTACTGCAGGAAGTAGAAGGAGCCAATGTGGTACATGATCTCTTGTATCACCACCTTTCACGTAAGGGTTATCGTTGGTATGCGGTCAGCAAAGGAGAGGGCAGCCCTATTGCTGTGGCCATCATCAGCAGGCATCCTGTCTCTGATTCAGTTGTGCATGCAGCTCCTGGGTGCAGGCCGTTTTTGGAAGCGAGCATCGAGACTGGCAGGGGTGATGTAGTGGTCTTTGCCTTGCACGCCAAGAGCAGGATCGGAGGGGATGAGGAGACCGAGGAGAGGCGGATTGCCCTCTCAGGGGCTCTTTCAATGGCTGCAAAGGACCATGAAGGGACACTGACCTTGCTTTGCGGGGACTTCAATGAGAATCCTGATGCAGTATGGGATGTTGGGGGAAAACAGACTGCTTTGGTGGATATCTCATACCCACTGAGCAACCAATTCATACAGGATGGCTCCCTCGCTGTTACCGGTGAAAAGAACAAGGTTGGCCCCTCACAATGGTATAGTCCATATCTAGATTCCCAATACGAGTTCCTCTCTCCTCCAGGCAGTTGTTGCTGGACAGGGCAGTGGCACCGCTATGACCAGATACTTGGCAATGGTTATCTCTTTGATGGATTGGGTTGGGAGTATGACGCGTTCTCCATCTGTGGTCTTCCTTCCCTGTTGAAGAGTGATGGCACCCCATATGGGTGGGATTTCAGGATAAAAAATGGGGTCAGCGACCACCTTCCGGTATTGCTGACCCTCACTCGTCGTTAG
- a CDS encoding MFS transporter codes for MPKTRFLSEKEKTLGRKHMYRQELYNGVAYSLLGDTIVYLLAIYFGASNIALGYIASASYIAGIVLPFVPQVFKGRNQVKVQTLVWILRGLVSLGYLGLFFLSGDWAVILLLSVYTLFNVFRMIGIALIDSTLKSISSIANRGKVVANVNAAYQSSSLVVRCISALVLGIERFSGLVGLVTMQILGVLVNFMASHEMARIPSRSTVDYKKGRGVFVLLKEAMKQAAFSRRLYLRWLSTAVAVVFALTTPFLRVELGLSNSLVLVYSVVLGVSVMAASFISKQFSDRLGSRPLVLFSTIFSLFFFMAWALITPEANPIWFFVLGFFTNFFIALISMLVYRLITQVMPDDETVAFNSMVNFFIAIVAFVVGLVSGLLGDLGHISRDLFVVDGIAAGNGYTLVFVFAILLTAVEILVASRLQEYGAYTSQQAAQVIFSMHGLRAVSMIEKLERTRDPAKRRFLMLSLGGNLNNLATSELRMILRSPFSPDKRDAVRALGDRPRKALLDDLIVVAQDDDSYVQLDAIASLGAYRKEEKAKNALVNLMLHGRWSSVRSMASKSLAHITEGTEYLPLVNELSHSAKHIDEIIDYLIAKRFMDKEGTFYQEFFISVEQGRSATFRQTRYAVIATFLKFGSPRLSHLYEQMNLGYPKDFLSPFLSEARDLDQIDQAYKTVLSYFEKKEWEPLRSFCMDILDNSDVSFDPCFENLKQGLLKAKEMDIEAFDEQDAVAMLYFSYSLGKNAQN; via the coding sequence ATGCCCAAGACAAGATTCCTCAGTGAAAAAGAAAAGACACTGGGAAGAAAACATATGTATCGCCAGGAGCTGTATAACGGTGTTGCCTACAGCCTCCTTGGCGATACAATTGTTTATTTGCTCGCGATTTATTTTGGAGCCAGCAACATCGCCCTTGGCTATATAGCTTCCGCAAGTTACATTGCTGGAATTGTACTTCCCTTTGTCCCCCAGGTTTTCAAGGGAAGGAACCAGGTAAAGGTACAGACACTTGTGTGGATTCTCCGTGGGCTTGTCTCACTCGGGTATCTGGGGCTTTTCTTCCTCAGTGGGGACTGGGCAGTGATTCTTCTGCTCTCGGTCTACACCCTGTTCAATGTGTTCAGGATGATCGGTATTGCCCTCATTGACTCAACACTCAAGAGTATCAGCAGCATTGCCAACCGAGGAAAGGTTGTTGCCAATGTGAATGCAGCCTACCAAAGTTCGTCATTGGTGGTTCGGTGTATCTCGGCCTTGGTATTGGGTATAGAGCGGTTTAGTGGATTGGTTGGTCTGGTGACCATGCAGATCCTTGGAGTGTTGGTGAACTTCATGGCGAGCCATGAGATGGCACGCATTCCCAGCCGCAGTACGGTTGATTACAAGAAAGGAAGAGGCGTATTCGTCCTTCTTAAGGAAGCTATGAAGCAGGCTGCCTTCAGCAGAAGGCTTTACCTGAGATGGCTTTCCACAGCAGTGGCCGTTGTTTTTGCCCTTACCACCCCATTCCTTCGTGTTGAACTGGGGCTGTCCAACTCGCTTGTACTTGTCTATTCGGTTGTGCTGGGTGTATCAGTCATGGCCGCTAGTTTTATCAGCAAACAGTTCTCCGACCGTTTGGGCAGCCGTCCTTTGGTGCTCTTCTCCACGATATTCTCCCTCTTCTTTTTCATGGCCTGGGCCTTGATTACCCCAGAGGCAAACCCCATATGGTTCTTTGTCCTTGGATTCTTCACCAACTTCTTCATTGCCCTGATCAGCATGCTTGTCTATCGCTTGATCACCCAGGTGATGCCTGATGATGAGACAGTTGCATTCAACTCAATGGTCAATTTCTTCATTGCCATCGTAGCATTCGTTGTTGGACTGGTCAGTGGCCTCCTTGGTGATCTGGGACATATTTCCAGAGACCTGTTTGTAGTTGATGGAATCGCTGCCGGCAACGGGTATACCCTGGTATTTGTCTTTGCAATTCTCCTTACCGCTGTGGAAATCTTGGTTGCCTCCCGGCTGCAGGAGTATGGTGCATACACTTCCCAGCAGGCAGCACAAGTTATTTTCAGTATGCATGGACTCAGGGCAGTCTCCATGATCGAGAAGCTTGAGAGAACCCGGGATCCCGCCAAACGTAGATTCCTGATGCTCTCCCTCGGGGGGAACCTGAACAATCTTGCCACCAGTGAGCTTCGTATGATCCTCCGCAGTCCCTTCTCCCCAGACAAGAGGGATGCTGTGAGGGCTCTTGGTGACCGCCCGAGAAAAGCGCTGCTTGATGACCTGATTGTTGTTGCACAGGATGATGACTCGTACGTCCAGCTTGATGCCATCGCCTCCCTGGGTGCGTACAGAAAGGAAGAGAAAGCAAAGAATGCATTGGTCAACCTTATGCTTCACGGTAGGTGGTCGTCGGTTCGTTCGATGGCCAGTAAATCCCTTGCCCATATTACCGAGGGTACTGAATACCTGCCTCTGGTCAACGAGCTGAGCCACTCTGCGAAGCATATTGATGAGATAATCGACTATCTTATCGCCAAGCGTTTCATGGACAAGGAAGGGACGTTTTACCAGGAGTTCTTCATCTCAGTTGAGCAAGGGAGAAGTGCCACCTTCCGTCAGACCCGCTATGCGGTTATTGCCACCTTCCTGAAGTTCGGCTCTCCCCGGTTGTCCCATCTGTATGAGCAGATGAATCTCGGGTACCCCAAGGACTTTCTCTCTCCCTTCCTCTCTGAGGCAAGGGACCTCGATCAGATCGACCAAGCATACAAGACGGTACTTTCCTACTTTGAAAAGAAGGAATGGGAGCCGCTCAGGTCCTTCTGCATGGATATCCTGGATAACAGTGATGTCTCCTTCGATCCATGTTTTGAGAATCTTAAGCAAGGGTTGTTGAAAGCGAAGGAGATGGACATCGAAGCCTTCGATGAGCAGGATGCGGTTGCCATGCTCTATTTCAGTTACTCGCTCGGAAAAAACGCACAGAACTGA